The DNA sequence CCTGGGTCTCTCTCGGGGAGGCACAGATGCTGTTTTGCAACAATCACAAATGTTTggggcattaaaaaaaaaagagcacaagtGGCATTTGATGTTTGCCAGCCACAGCACATTGACACTGACACAAAGGCACAAAAGTGCCCTAACGCGCAAGAGTGTTCCTTCGCGTCAGGACGCGTGTTGTTCCCTTGATGCAAAGAGCGTCTCACGTTTTCTCAATCTGACTGGTGTTGTGCAACATACGCTCCCTCCCCTGCAGGTCATAGGGCTAACCCCTGGAAATCTACAgactaccaaaaaaaaaagtttcagacTTGCAGGACAAACCATGTTTCGTCAGATTTCTGAGTGAACCAAAACTCCGAGACCAAGAAAATCATTTCAACGTTTGCACAGGTTGACTCCCCTCTGTTATCAGTTGTTCAAACAGCCCTTGCTACACAATGTACCTGCTTCCCACACAGTTGCAGGAAGCTTCACCTTCAGCCCATCACTAGCGAGACAATATGTCTCGCTCAGACATTCGTAATGTAAAGGTCCCCCTTCTGCATGTCTTCATAAAGAACTAGAATTCAACAGTATACAAACAAGGAAGATCCATGCGAGTCCCTTGGTGAAGTCgatcaaacacacacctctgacaTCTAGTGGCTGAGCTATGTCATCTACACTCGCAGGGCGGTGGACTTCACGAGCATCAGGGTGaatactgtaaaacaaacacagtacACAGGTAATATCCAGAGTCGGGGGAGGTTAACTTCCAAAAGATCACCCAgactttgaaaaaatatttcccaatGAAGATACGTTTGGGTTTAATTTGTCCCCTCTTAACAACAAATACCATATCAAAAAGAGCTTTTCTGCACTACAAACTACAACATTATTACACATACTAGAATGTATATTATCAAGTATTTACTATTGTGAACAGCGCAAAGACAGTTTACTTTTATGAACCTCAAATGACGTAGTGTAATTGTGATGATGAGTGTGCTAGACTATTGAGAAATTCCTACCTGGATACAAGACAGAAAACGTGTTTGCGAGAATGTGATGGTGGCACAGATCCTCAACGAAAGTTTTCAGTCGCTACAAAACATAACAGGGCAAAAGGTAAATTCGTGGCCCTAGAACGCAAGCTGTTCGAACATAAACAAGATGTTAATCTGAATCCACTGTCTGCATACAAGAACAGGGCTGCAACACCAGCCCCCACCAATCGCACACAAGATCCAGTCAGAGACAAAGTAAGCTGTTTTTAATGCTCCTGCAAATAAAGGGATCCTGATTCACAGGGGGGGTTGAACTCTGAATGCAGGCGGCTGGTGATGATAGAATGGACTGTTGGTGTAACAAGCTGACAAGCTGTACTTAAGGAAAACATGACTTTCATCACCGGTCCTCTTACGTCAAGATGACTCAGATAGGCAACGGAACGCCTCATTGATGTCCCCAAACAAACCCACCCTGGCACTGATTTGTCTTCAGATCAGGCTTGTTAGATAAGTGTACGTATGAGAAATGTTGAAAACTTGCATTGACGTATGCACGCTACAACCTTTGTGGTTGTAAAACTGTGAACTGTTCAGTGTAAAAACAGTTGGGAAAATACTATTAGGGTAACAGCGATGTCATGTAAAATACAGCCATTAATTcattgaaaaacatattttcaaatgtattttatttcaagtAAATAAGACAAACACCATATAAGACAATGTGATATTGCCACATAACTGACAATTAAATCTAGCTACTGGAACTCGTGGTGGGTTGTTTGgtccacatgaaaacaaatattttgtcaCTAATAAATTTGTCAGCTGTCACAACCCAAACCATGCTTCAGTCTGACTTAAATCATTGCtaaataacacaaagaaatgcattttgttCGTAAGTTGAAAGGCGTGCATGTAAGTTGCTTGCTCTTAGGCTGCCTCTACCCAGTTTAGCAACTTTACTTCTAAACCTATTAATCACCAAAACAATCTCGTCATTCAGAAGAATATTTCACGTCGGCCACTCCTCCCGCCAACTCTGCGGGGACTTTCTATGAAAACGATTATGCAGACATCAAAGAGAAATGCTCAGGAACTGGAACGGTAAAACCGAACTCTCCATTGTTATACTGTCAATctgtttcccttttgttttacagtatgtttaaACCTACTTCCTCTTGTTAATCTACGCTGCAACTGAGTCATTCACCTGAATGGTTCTGTGATATTGCAAACATGTATTGTCAGTCCTGACAACACCAGCGTTAACATGGCCATAAGAAATTATTTACTTCCTAATTTTCTTTCCCTATTACAAGTTTCACTATATGTGATATGTTGACAGAATTTGTGTCAATCAAATAATAAACCCGGCATATCCTTCCTAGTTTGTATGTGTGGCACtatttcataataaaaataGGTCAAAGTGCTTGCCAAGataataaaactttaaataaaaaaatcaattgtgGTATTCCATAGTCTGTGACAGAAGGTTTTAACACTAAGTAGCCTAGACCTGTAGTAGGAAGAGAACAATGAGAGTCATGAAGAAAAACTTCTTGCTTCTTCAAAATTGTATCAGTCCAATGTAGGTTTATGCAAATCTCGTGGGAGGAAATATGTCAATTTGCTAGTTGGAATGAAAAACAATGCTTGCAAATGAACATGCAAAACCAACACTGAGGTTGAatgcaaaacatgacaaaccAAAAATTTAAACATACAATAAAATAGAGACAATTGTTGTGCTGATATGATGATCACAGCATCCGTGACTAGTCCTGATTCAGACAGGTGAATTAACATTGTCACTATCAGGATGAACACATATTAGTGATTTTCATAAACCCTCAAATGGCAGTggtaatataaataaattagtaTACATTTTCACAGAACTGTCATGATAAGAAACAAACGAACAATGACACTTCTAAATGCTGTGAAATTAAGGGAGAGTAGTCAAAAAAGAATATACTGTTTGTGCTCATCTCCTGACAGATAGTGACACCAGTGAGGATCAAAGTGCAAACCACAAGCAAATGTCAGGAAAATATTCCGGAAAGATGAGCACCACCTgcacgacaaacacacacaaggtgcaACCAACTGTGTTCTTTCTCGCAAGCCACAAactttcaaatatgaaaactaATAATGACATCAAATAAGATGCAACCATTCACAGTTCATTCGGAATTAAGGTTCTGTAAATTTCGAGAAAAATCACAATAACAGTTCAACTGATGCTAGAAATGTTGTACTCCCTATTAAAATTAGTACAAAATCTCTCTTTAACACAATGGAAGTTAaggatttcatttcatgttcattcataccacaaatgtaaatgtggttCAATATCACAAGGACCATTTCACATCATTTGCAGTTACTTTATATTATATCTTCAAGTGGTCAGGGAAGAGATGGGAGGGGCAGATCACAGAAACTGACTTTGAAGCTTAGCGTTGAGTTTGCATACAACCATATTCTATGACGTACGGACATATATGCGCTGCTCTCATCGCGCTAACTTTCAGTCTCCAGCTTCTCTGCATCATGGCTTCATCATCTTTCATTCTGCTGGTTCTGTGCTGGGAGTTCAGACTGAGCTGCAGTGTGAAACCCGAATGGTTCCACAACGTCTCCACCAGTCTCTTCAGTCTCCCCGGAGACATTATGCTCGGAGGGCTTTTCTCCATTAACCAGCTCTCCAGCAACCTCAGCCAGAGGTGGGAGCCGAACAACCTCAGATGTGAAAGGTAATGTGTTATGGAAAATTGCACTTTTGGAAAGTAATGACCCTATTATCTGAGATTCTTTACCAACATGTACACACTCAACCTGACTTATGAGgcttctattttgttttttgtaattttttgtccGCTTGGGATCCCACAGTTTAAATGAATTTGGACTGGGCCTGGCTATCGTAATGAAATATGCAGTGGACGAGGTCAACGGAAACCAAATTCTGCTCCCCGGCATCAAGTTGGGTTACGAAATCTATGACACATGCAGACAGTCTGCCGTCATCGTGAAGCCCACCCTCTCTTTCCTCACTGCAAAATCGACCAAAGCACTGTCTGTGGAGTGTAATTACACCGACTATGAGACCAGCATATCAGCCGTGATTGGTCCTTGGTCCTCAGAAATGGTGTCCGTCATTGGAAAAGTCCTGGGATTCTTTCTCATGCCACAGGTTTGGTTACAGATTCATCTGGCCATAGatgtatttatacatacatatatatatatatacacatacacaacttaaatgaaattgaatttgaatttgttcattcattgttgtgttttttcaattgttttgtcttgtttacatttttgacaaCAGAAAATTGTCCTGCCACCAAAGTAGGGGGATACCGTGTCAATAACAGGCAGGGCTGAGTGACATCAGTGTAGTAAAATACCCATCCTCAAAAATACCTAAAATGACTCTTCTCCCTCCAGATTAGCTTCGGTGCAACCAGCGACAAATTCAGTGACAAATATCTCTACCCGTCGTTCTTCCGTACGGTGCCCAGTGACAAATGGCAAGTGTATGTCATGGCACTTCTGATGAAAGAGTTTAACTGGAACTGGGTGGCAGTGGTGGGCAGTGAAGAGGAGTACGGACAACAAGGTGTGCAGCAATTCTCCAAAATAGCACAAAGgatgtctttgtgtgtggcCTATCAGGGGCTGATTCCAGTTTACACTGACCCAGAGCCAGCGGTCAGGACCATCATTGACAACATCCTAGCAACCAATGTCAGAGTGGTCATCGTCTTCTCTCTTGCGGAGCCAGCCATGGTCTTTTTTAAAGAGGTTAGTGAGGCAGAGTTTTCAACCATGTGGGTCTGTTACACAGACAATATTCAGCTCAGTGCCACTAACGCAATCTAATCTATTACAGGTTATCAGGAGGAATGTGACCGGTGTGTGGATTGCCAGTACAAGTTGGTCGCTCCACACTAAACTGACTTCTCTCCCCAATATCCAAAGAGTCGGTACGATCATCGGATTCACGGACATGACCCAGACCCTGGATCTGCTCACTGCCTACACACAGGATCTCTTCATCAAACTGAGCGAGGAGAGGATGGACACGTCTCGTCCAGCACCAAAGCCTGAAAACAATCCCTGCCCACAGTGTGCGAACTTATCACTGGCGAATATCAGCTTAGTGACAAACCCCTCAGTGCAGCGCTCAGCTTTCAGTGTGTATGCTGCCATCTACACTGTGGCAGAGGCACTGCATAAACTGCTGGAGTGCAATTCAACTGCCTGCACATGGGGATCTGAAACCAAAATCTATCCCTGGGAGGTAATCTCcgaccccaccccccccaccacaaagtgtatttttaacaaaactgaaaataaatatttaattcaatattCTTTTGCAGCTGTTGGAGGTTTTGAGGAATATGTCTGTAAACGTAAACGGCACACATTTGGTGTTCGACAGTAATGGCAACCCAAACATAGGATACAATCTGATCGAGTGGACCTGGGAGGCCTCGGGGGTAGAATTTTTAGAAGTTGGAAGCTTTAATGATGAACTGATCATCAACAGGTCCCTCTTTAAATGGCACACTGAAAACTCAGAGGTATTTTCAGcaattgtttttgaaaatgtgtatcGATTTGTAAACATGACCAACCGCAACAATCCCAACTGTGATGCCTTAACTTCTGCAGGTTCCTCAGTCCACCTGCTCAGCGGCATGTGAGAAAGGTCAGGTCCGCAGAGTCAAAGGCTTCCACTCCTGCTGTTTTGATTGTATCAACTGTTTGCCAGGCACTTACCAGGCAAAGAAGGGTAATGTGGTTTTCCGCACCTCACTCAAATATCTGATTCTTATTCATAGACATAGtgcaacattttgggaaacattcTTGTTCACTTTCTTGCCAGAGGAGAACGTTATAACACTCTCACGTCATGTGCATTAAATACAAAGCTTCAGCTGGCAGCCTTTATCTGAGCTTATCATTAAGGCTGGAAATAGGGAGAACCAGCTAACCCGCCTCTTCATCACACTTCAGTTTTTATACGGATTATCAAACAAGATATGACGTGTTAATTACCCATGGCCAGAGGAGCTTTTGTTTCCCTTGGACAAAGCCAGACAGGCCTTTTTTCTAGTCTTTTACTGCTAAGTAAAACTAACCATTAAGCTTATTAAAAATATTCCCTTAAAAGTGAGCTTATATTACATACAGTCTTGTTATGATTGGATTTTGATGGTGTGTCATCAAACCACATATCCTGTTATTCTTTCTCACTCATAGATGACATCCAGTGTACTAAGTGCCCTAACGGTCAATGGTCCCTGATCCGCAGCACGAGTTGCACAGAACCCACCTTCGATGTGTTGTCCTGGGACACAATTGTAGCTCTGGAAATGACGTGCGCTGGggtgctgttgctgctgtgtcaGGGGTCAGTCAGTGTCGTGTTCCTGCGGCACCGGGGGACCCCGATGGTAAAGGCCTCGGGTGGGGCCCTGAGTTTCATTGCTCTTCTCAGCCTGATGGCAATGTGTCTCAGTCTGCTGCTCTTCCTGGGACAGCCAGGGGACGTGGTGTGTCGTCTTCAGCTGCCCTTCATCTCCATTTTCCAAACAGTCGCCCTCTCCATTATCATGTACATCTCACTACAGGTGAGGAATGAGAGATTAAATACAATATTGTAAtgtagaacaacaacaaaaaaaaggttaacagactggaaacacattttttttccaaacagatCTTCTACGTGAATGAGTTCCCGGAGATAGCTGCATCTCACCTGCACATTATCAGAGGCCCTGGGATGTGGTTGTTTGTGCTGgtctgctgtgctgtgcaggCTGGTCTCTGCGGCTGGTTTGTTCAGGAAGGGCCCACGCTGTCTGAACATGTggcaaatatgaaaatagaCTTTGTTAGGGCCTATCTGTCATGTCCAGTGATACCTTTGATTGGATTTGGCGTGATGCAAGGTTTCAATACTGTGATGGCCCTGATTTCGTTCATGTGCACCTTCATGGCAGTGAAGCCTCTTCATCAGTACAACCTTGCCAGGGACATCACCTTTTCCTCCCTGATCTACTGTGTGATTTGGGTGACCTTCATTCCGATCTACATAGGCCTGACTGACAAGAATAGGACCATTGTCCATGTTTCCTTCACCCTGGCAAGCAACTTGGGACTGGTGGCAGCCTACTACTTCCCAAAATGCCACTTGCTGTTGAAGAAACCCGACCTCAACAAACCAGAGCACTTCTGTACTTTCCTGGAGGGCGTTCCACCAACAACAGCTCAGGAGGAGCCACAGTCGCAGTCAGGACAATAAACCGTAACAGTGTCATGTTATGAATCAAAAACTCCAAAGAATACCTAAAAATCGTGTATTTTCGTAAACTTTActtttgaatacatttataaGCCAGCAAAGAACATCTGTGTATATTATAGCTGAGTCCTCAGGGCTACGAAACATATTGTTACATTGTGCTTGGTTATTTTCCTGTATTGCTAGATTAATATGTAATCATGAAATAGTGACATAAACTGCTCTTGTACAGAAACGGTACACTTTAcaattaaatgtatattttgatgATAATAAATACTCTACacttaaaatagaaaaatgtgttgttaaTTTAGATAAAAACTACATTCAGTGTAAAACAACTACGcaaactaaaacatttctttctttcaattttaTCCTACCATCTATGGACTGAGCAAGGCACTTCATTCAAATTCATTGAGTCTgctcacattttaaatgtttattacagCAACAGAACATGATTCGAATTTAGCGTCTAGGCACCGACCACATCAACCCCCCATATTAGATTTCATAGAGGTAATGGGGAGGGATGAGCAAATATCTCACTACATACCATATTACCAATAGTCTGAAAACTATTGATATATGAGTTTCAATATCCAATAACTACATATGATCCTACAgtagtttattcatttatatatcaTTACACAAAcgcatataatatatataatataaacaacaacgtttttgtgtttatattcaaAGCCCAGTGACTGAGATTCCTACTAAGCACCAGAACATGTCACAGttttgtctctgctctctggtggacaaactaTGTAATGGCGACACAGTTTCTAAATCACCTAAAACCTAGTTTGGTATTTATGTACTGTAGTTCATTATTTCTAATCAACTGACACAGTCAACAATACTGATATATGTGCAATAACCTAATCTCAGTTACTTTATTGCTGATATTGTTGGTTGAGCTGAATCCCTGTAAATATTCCATATAAAAGTCCTGATTcaaagataagatatacctttattcgtccccaaatggggaaatttgggcattacggacagaagaatatagaaagaaatttacaaaaaagggatagtatgtacaaaatataacaaaataataacattgaataaaaaaggtatataaatactatatacagagcagtagcaatagttgcacatggggactaaatataaatattgcacagttggttattgaaGAAGTATTATCAGCAATTATGTAGGTCTACTATTGGTGTAATAATTAAACTATAACACCAAAATCTATGAAATAATATGTTTCCCCAGGGAATTCAATATAGTACCTGAGTAAATTACTTTCCACTACTGATGATGGATTTTTCAATCACAATCATGAAACCAGAATAAGTGTAGcccattaaaatgtaaacatcgaTAAATTAAGTAACATATAACATGTCCCCCTTTGAAAAGTTTGGCGTAAAGTCCAAAGTAGCCTTAAACCAAAAGTAGTTAAGCTAGTTAGCCTTCCTCAACTTAAACAAGTGTACCTGAGTAAATGTGGAGTCACTTGGTTAGTGTCACCtctaacatacacacacggtTTGATGGAGTCTTAGAAGTCCATCGTTCATTTGTCAGGAGAGGATTATTGTCTTTACCTTCTGTGTGGACTGATGTGTGACACGCTGTCTCGTTCGTTCGCTACATCCCACGAGttactttctgtttttaaaacccacccgaggtggaagaagagaaaacccGCCCCCCCAATCCTTCCTGTGGTTGGTTTACCGTGATATGCTTCCTTAATCCCGACCAATGATCACCTTCTTGGGCTTGGCTCCTACCCAATCAGAGGCATGGCAGGGACAAGACCCAGATTTAAGACCGAAAATGAAGAATGCATCTTACCGAATATCTAGACTCGCGACTCGTTAAATCGAATTGGCTGCAAACACACGGGTTTGGTGTACGTGTGTAAATCATTACGATTGACGGAGTCAACCAACGACCTATTTCTCTTAACCTTGTTGTGACGACACTGCTGCCTGAGAGGCTGAACTCGGGGACAACTGTCCCAGTTCCTTGACAACGGTTGCTAACAACTCAAGGCTATTGGGCCACTGCTGTTTATCCTGAGAGTCACTGGGGTTGTTACAGCTGGTGAGATGAATTCCTATTTGTCCCAAACATCCATTACCAAGTTTAATATTAGTGGGTATGTTAGTTTTCCATAGCAGCTGACAATAACCAACGGTGCTGTTTTTAGTTTAGCTTGGTACTAAATTGCGTTTAAGGTAGTTTTAATGACCTGTCCCAGAATATGATGCCTTGGTTTAACTTTAAATAAGCTTGGTAACGCGTATTTCGAATGATTGCTCGAATTTGCCATACTACTAGATTAGATTTAAACctcctttaaatgttttaattatgaGGCCTTggatttctattattattaataatatactagaaataactttatttataaggCAACTTTCAAACAACTGTTACAAAGTGTTTGTAAATGAAGAATGAATAGCTAAAGTAAAAAATGGTACAGCCTCCCTACATGAACAAGAAGCTCAATTGGAGACCGGAACATATTATGAAGGAAGCCAATCCAGACAACCATTCTGAAATAACGTATTTATTCACATGTTAAGCATTCAATGTAAGGTGTAAAGCTGAATAGGCCGAGACTAAATGTCTAGGTTTGATTAAACATAGCGGTGAGAGGACgtgtattttacatatttcatgaGATTTTCTATTTAAAGGGTCACAATACTCTTTACTTTTTCTAGTGAAGCCCAGTGTAACCATGCCTCGAGGAAGAGCGACCACGAGTGCCCGCTCAAACAGCAGTGAGATGGAAAATGATGGCACAGGTAATGTTGGTTATTTTGTCATTGGtaattttaaaatcttgatACTATCTCAGGTATATCATTTTGCCATTTGCTATAATGTGCATGATGATATTTTTTAGAATCAGAGCTAGCCAAACTGCAAAGACAGTTCAGGATCATGGAAGGAGATCGGCAGGCCTACAACATTCAGGCCCGGGAGCAGATGCgcaaacaacagtaaaaagaaCTGAAACTGCATTATGCTTTGCACCTATA is a window from the Scophthalmus maximus strain ysfricsl-2021 chromosome 6, ASM2237912v1, whole genome shotgun sequence genome containing:
- the LOC118309211 gene encoding taste receptor type 1 member 3, producing the protein MASSSFILLVLCWEFRLSCSVKPEWFHNVSTSLFSLPGDIMLGGLFSINQLSSNLSQRWEPNNLRCESLNEFGLGLAIVMKYAVDEVNGNQILLPGIKLGYEIYDTCRQSAVIVKPTLSFLTAKSTKALSVECNYTDYETSISAVIGPWSSEMVSVIGKVLGFFLMPQISFGATSDKFSDKYLYPSFFRTVPSDKWQVYVMALLMKEFNWNWVAVVGSEEEYGQQGVQQFSKIAQRMSLCVAYQGLIPVYTDPEPAVRTIIDNILATNVRVVIVFSLAEPAMVFFKEVIRRNVTGVWIASTSWSLHTKLTSLPNIQRVGTIIGFTDMTQTLDLLTAYTQDLFIKLSEERMDTSRPAPKPENNPCPQCANLSLANISLVTNPSVQRSAFSVYAAIYTVAEALHKLLECNSTACTWGSETKIYPWELLEVLRNMSVNVNGTHLVFDSNGNPNIGYNLIEWTWEASGVEFLEVGSFNDELIINRSLFKWHTENSEVPQSTCSAACEKGQVRRVKGFHSCCFDCINCLPGTYQAKKDDIQCTKCPNGQWSLIRSTSCTEPTFDVLSWDTIVALEMTCAGVLLLLCQGSVSVVFLRHRGTPMVKASGGALSFIALLSLMAMCLSLLLFLGQPGDVVCRLQLPFISIFQTVALSIIMYISLQIFYVNEFPEIAASHLHIIRGPGMWLFVLVCCAVQAGLCGWFVQEGPTLSEHVANMKIDFVRAYLSCPVIPLIGFGVMQGFNTVMALISFMCTFMAVKPLHQYNLARDITFSSLIYCVIWVTFIPIYIGLTDKNRTIVHVSFTLASNLGLVAAYYFPKCHLLLKKPDLNKPEHFCTFLEGVPPTTAQEEPQSQSGQ